CCTTATCGGTCATTTTGCAAGTGGGTTCATTTAAGTTGCGTGGACAACGTATTTTTAGAATGGCACCTATTCATCACCATTACGAATTAAAAGGTTGGCCGGAGCCGCGAGTTATTGTGCGCTTCTGGATCATTTCTATCATTTTAGTCCTTGTTGGGCTGGCAACGTTGAAACTTAGATAATGACATATAACGTACGTGCACATTCTTATGTGGTAGGCGGCCTTGGAGTAACAGGTCAGGCTTGCGTGCGTTTTCTAAAACAGCAAGGGGCGAAGGTTAAAGCCTTTGATACCCGTGATACTTTCAATGTGTCAGCACCATTAAATATCTGCGTAACCACTGGGACATTACCTCGTGATTTTTTCGCAGGCGTCGACACGTTAGTGCTGAGCCCAGGCTTACCGCTTAACATTGAACAAGTAAAACAAGCAAAAGCCTGTGGTGTTGAAGTTATTGGCGACGTGGAATTGTTTGCACGTCTTAACAATACGCCAACCATAGGAATAACTGGTTCAAATGGTAAAACCACGGTTACCTTGTTAACAACGCATATGCTGAAAGCTTGTGGGTACGAGGTGTGTGAGGCGGGTAATGTAGGGCGCCCAGTACTTGAAACCCTTCCAGAATCCATGGCAGAGCTTGAAACTCTGTCTTCTTCTTTGGATGTCATTGTTTTAGAGCTTTCCAGTTTTCAGCTTGAAACGACTTCTAGCTTGAAGTTGAACGCCGCATCGATTTTGAATATTAGCGATGACCATTTAGATAGACACGGCGATATGCAGCAATACACAGCTGCCAAACAGCGTATTTTTAGTCATTGTCATACCGCAGTAGTATGGCGCGGCGACAAGCAGGTTACGCCAGCCTCAAACTGTGAAAACACTATCACCTATGGCCTTGATATGAGCGATACCGGCTTTGGTTTACGCGAAGGCGTTATAACCATCAACGGTGAAGCGCTGCTTAATACCGCCGATATTCGATTGGCAGGCATGCACAATGTGCTTAACGTGATGGCGTCGCTGGCATTATGCCAAGCGTTTAGTACTTCATTGAATAAACCAGCCCTGCTTAATACCGCCGCACGTGCAGTGGCTAGCTTCACTTCAGCGCCGCACCGCTGCGTAGAAATTGCCAACATTAATGGCGTGAAGTGGATAGATGATTCAAAGGCTACCAACGTGGGTGCCACTATCGCTGCTATTCAAGGGCTAGCTCCTACTACCAATGGAAAAATTATCCTGATTGCCGGTGGTGATAGCAAAGGTGCAGATTTAAGTGCATTAAAACCAGCGCTAGATGAAAGTGTTGGTGAAGTGATTGCGCTAGGCAAAGACGCAGAAAAATTCAGCGCTGTTTTTAGAGACACCACAATAGTGGCTTCAATGGAGAAGGCGGTATTGGCTGCTAACTTGCGTGCTGGTAACGGCGATATCGTCTTGCTATCCCCAGCGTGTGCCAGTATCGACATGTTTAAAAACTATATGCATCGCGCACAAGTATTTACTGATGCAGTCACACATATTACCGAAAAGGTAAAATTTGAAAGTGACGCTGGCGCAATGAAAGAAGCGGGAGGTTTGCCATCATGATGACGACTGCAAACGCTCCCCAAGCAAATCGCGCGTTAAAAACAAAAGATACGTCGCAAGCCGACACTAAATTAAGTGCGTTGTTTGCGGCTCGTCATGACGAACAAAACCTTCAAAGCCCTTACGATATTGGCTTAATCATTGTTGCGTTAGCCCTAATGACGATTGGTATTATCATAGTGACATCAGCTTCAATGCCTGTTGCTGAGAGAATTCACGATAACCCTTTTTACTTTGCTATTCGTCACGGTATTTACATTGTGGGGGCAATTATTGCTGCTATGGTGGTACTAGAACTTCCTATGCAGTTTTGGCGCACGGCAAACCCTTATCTGTTATTAGCGGCGATTGGGCTATTGGTGGCAGTGCTGCTTGTTGGGCGTACCGTAAACGGAAGTACCCGTTGGTTGGCACTAGGCCCCATTACCATTCAAGCGGCTGAGCCTGCCAAGCTTTTCTTCTTCACTTACTTGGCCGGCTACCTAGTTCGCCGTTATGAAGAAGTAACGGAAAATTTAAAAGGGTTTATAAAGCCATTAGTGGTGTTCTTCGCATTAGCCATGTTACTGCTGCTACAACCCGATTTGGGTACTGTGGTAGTAATGTTTGCCACCACCATTGGGCTGTTATTTTTAGCGGGTGCTCGCTTATGGCAGTTCTTTGCGTTGGTGTTTGCGGGCGTGTTGGCCGTTGTTGCCCTTATCGTGTTTGAAGAATACCGCATGAAGCGGGTAACCTCGTTTCTTGATCCTTGGGCCGACCCATTCGGCGCGGGGTATCAGCTTACCCAATCGCTAATGGCTTATGGCCGAGGTAATTGGTTTGGCCAAGGTTTAGGTAATAGCCTACAAAAGTTAGAGTTCTTACCTGAAGCCCATACCGATTTTGTAATGGCCATTTTAGCTGAAGAGCTTGGCTTTGTGGGTGTGCTTGCGGTACTTGGCTTAATATTATGGATGGTGGTGCGTGCGTTACAAATAGGGAACAAAGCCTTATTGAAATCACGCCCATTCGAAGGGTATTTAGCTTACAGCGTAGGGATTTGGTTCAGTTTCCAAACCGCGGTGAATATTGGTGCAAGTGCAGGTATTCTGCCTACTAAAGGGTTAACGCTGCCATTAGTTAGTTACGGTGGTTCATCGCTTATTGTTATGTCGGTGGCGGTGGCTTTATTGTTGCGTATCGATTTTGAACTTCGCGTAGACGGAGTTCAAGCGTTAGGACGTGGCGACAATAAGAGAACCAGCAAAGCAAAGGCAAAGCCTTCAGCTAAATCAGCGGCTAAGCCGGCAGTAAGAACGAAACATACCAATGCTGAACCGTTCGCTGATGCCGAGGCGGATTACAACCAAGCCCCTGACCTGAAAGCATCTGATGTGAACGCTCCTGATATGCATGAGAGTAGCGAAGACGCGCCAGTAGCTAAAACAAAAGACGCTGGGTCAAAAAAAGCATCCAATACAGTTTCTCCTGAAGACGAAGGCAAAGCCGGCATTAAAGCCATTTTAGCCCGTGTATCTAAGGAGGCGTCGAGTGAGTAAGCGTTGCTTAATTATGGCTGGTGGTACTGGGGGGCATGTTTTCCCTGGATTAGCCGTGGCTCACGCGCTGCAATCAGCGGGTTGGGAAGTAGAATGGCTTGGCACCGCAGAGCGAATGGAAGCCGACGTTGTGCCCAAGCATGGTATTCCCATTCACTTTATTCCAGTGAAAGGTATTCGAGGTAAAGGGCTAAAAGCTAAATTATCGGGCGGTATAGCACTAATAAAAAGTTTGTTTTCGGCTCGCCGTCTTATTAAACGGGTGCAGCCAGATTTAGTGATTGGGTTTGGTGGTTACGCCAGTGGCCCTGGGGGTGTTGCTGCCAAATCGTTAGGCATTCCCGTGGTTATTCACGAGCAAAATGCGGCCGCGGGCATGACCAATAAGTTATTGGCTAATATTGCCACGCGGGTGTTACTCGGGTTTGAGGACGCAAAGTCGCAGTTTGCTAAGGTTGCTTTTAAAGTGCACACCGTTGGCAACCCTGTGCGAGACGAAATTTGGCAAGTTAACCCTAAAGAAGCAGTTTCAGACGAAACAGTAAAGGGTAAACTTAACCTTCTGGTTGTTGGCGGAAGTTTGGGTGCCAAAGTACTTAATGATACTGTGCCTGCCACATGCGCGGCGCTGGACGGTTTGTCTATTCGCCATCAATGTGGGAAAGGCAATAAAGCGTCGGTAGAAGCGCTTTATGCAGGTTCGGCTAATCCCGTTGAAGTCAGCGACTTTATTGATGATATGGCAGCGGCCTACGAGTGGGCTGATTTTGTGATTTGCAGAGCGGGTGCACTCACCGTTGCGGAAGTGGCGGCAGCGGGCAGGGCAGCATTGTTTGTACCTCTGCCACACGCGGTAGACGATCATCAAACAAAAAATGCGCAATCGTTAGTGAAGCATGGCGCAGCCATTATGATTGCGCAGTCAGCATTAAAAGACAATTTAAGGCAGGCGGTTCGGCACTGGGTAACACACCCTAGCGATTGCCTAAAAATGGGTGAAGTAGCAAGGCAACACGCCAGTACTCACGCCACTGAACAAGTAGTAAGCCATTGCATGGCAGTAGTAGGAGTAGGGGAATAATGGTTTTTAAGACCCCATTTGAGAGCCCGCAAATGCGCAGGGTGAAGAAAATATTTTTTATCGGCATTGGCGGTGCGGGTATGGGCGGTATTGCTGAAGTACTGCTTAATGAAGGTTACGACATTGCTGGCTCTGACATAAACTCAGGGCCGATGACTCAGCGCCTTAGTGATTTGGGCGTAGACGTAAAGATAGGTCATAAAGCCGAAAACGTTGATGGTATGGATGTGATTGTGGTTTCTAGTGCCATTAACGAAGCTAACCCAGAGATTATTACCGCCAGAGAACAGCGTATTCCAATTATACGTCGTGCGGAAATGTTAGCGGAATTGATGCGTTTTCGTCATGGTATAGCCGTGGCAGGAACCCATGGTAAAACCACAACAACCAGTTTGATCTCTACCATTTTTGCACAAGCGCAGTACGACCCCACGTTTGTGATTGGCGGCTTGTTAAATAGTGCGGGTACTAACGCACGTTTAGGCAGAAGCCGTTATTTAATTGCTGAAGCCGATGAAAGTGATGCATCGTTCTTACACTTGCAGCCTATGGTGTCGGTAGTTACGAATATTGAAGCTGACCATATGGATACCTATGGCGGTGACTTCTCGAAAGTGAAAGACACTTTTGTTGAGTTTTTGAGTAATTTGCCATTTTACGGGCAGGCAATTGTGTGTGGCGACGACGCCAACATACAAGAGATTAGCCCTCGTATTGGCCGCAGTATCATTACTTATGGCTTTGAAGCGCACAACGATGTACGTGCCCAGGATATTACCTTGTCATTCGGGCAAGCTAATTTCACCGTTATACGGCCAGAGCGTGAGCCTTTGAAGGTGACATTAAACCTTACCGGTAACCACAATGTGCTAAATGCGTTGGCAGCCATTGCTGTGGCAACGGATGAAGGTATTGATGATGACGCCATAGTGACTGCATTGGCGAGCTTTGGTGGTATCGGACGTCGGTTTGAAGTGCTTGGCGATTTTAAAACCAGTGTTGGCAATGTTACCTTGGTTGACGATTATGGTCATCACCCTACAGAAGTGAAAGCCACGATAGCGGCAGCGAGGGCTAATTGGCCCGAGAGTCGTTTAGTGATGGTGTATCAACCACACCGGTTTACTCGTACTCGTGATTTGTACGAAGACTTTGTTAACGTGCTTTCTACGGTAGATGTATTGCTATTGTTAGACGTTTATCCGGCCAGTGAACAACCTATTGAAGGTGCTGATAGTAAATCTTTGTGTCGTTCTATCCGTCAACGTGGCCAAATTGAGCCCGTTTACGTAGGCGGTAAAGAAGCGCTTCCCGCCATTCTTGCCAATATTTTGGTAGAGGGCGATATCGTGATGACCCAAGGCGCTGGAAACATTGGTCAAATTGCTAAGTTGCTCGCCAGCCGTGAGATGGAGCCAAAAGTGCTGCATCAGGAGAGCGATGCATGAGTCTTTTTAGCAACGTAAAAAAATATGATGCTGCCGAATTTGGAAAAGTGGCGGTCATGTTTGGCGGCGACTCTGCCGAACGTGACGTGTCGCTAAACTCAGGAAACGCGGTGCTTGCAGCGCTTTTACGAGAAAATGTAAACGCCATAGCTTTCGATCCGGCAGAGCGACCACTTACTGATTTAATCAGCGAAAAAGTCGACCGAGTACTTATCATGTTACACGGTCGAGGTGGTGAAGATGGTTCAATGCAAGGGGCACTACAACTGCTTAAAATTCCCTACACGGGAACGCCGGTTTTAGGTTCTGCATTGGCGATGGACAAAATTCACACCAAGCAAGTATGGCAAAGCCTTGGCTTACCTACTGCTAAATATGAAATTGCTGATAAAAGGCGCTTTGAAGCTGGTAAGTGCAGCGCTATAATGGAAAAGTTGGGGAATGAAGTCATGGTAAAACCGGCCCGAGAAGGGTCGAGCATTGGCATGGCGAGAGTGACAAGCGCTGAACAACTCGAAAATGCCATACAGGACGCCTTTAACTATGACAACCAGGTCCTGTTAGAGCAATACATTAAAGGCCCTGAGTTTACAGTTTCAGTAATTCAGGGGCAGGCATTGCCGTCTATTCGCATGTCTACTCCACATACGTTTTATGATTACGCTGCCAAGTACCAAGACGATACCACAGAGTATTTTTGTCCAAGTGGTTTGTCTGACGAGCAAGAAGCACATCTTGCTCAGCTATCGACGCAGGCATTCGATTCTATTTCTGGCTCTGGCTGGGGTCGCATTGACGTGATGCAAGATGGTGATGGGCATTTTTATTTGCTTGAAGCGAATACGGTGCCTGGAATGACAGAAAAGAGCTTGGTGCCTAAAGCGGCCAAAGTGGCGGGGTTAAGTTTTGATGAACTGGTTTTAGCAATATTGGCCACCAGTTTTGACCCTGACAGCAGAGCATAAAGCGCAATGACAAGTAAGACGAGCACCGTAAGCAATAAGCCATCTAAAGACAGAGCGTCTTTGTGGGGCGGTGTAGTCTTCTTATTGTTTGTTATCGCGGCATTAGTGTTTGGCGCTATTAAGGCCAACGGCTATATGCAAGATGAACAGCAAATGCCTGTTCAGGTAATCGATTTTTCAGGCGATTACCAACATGTGAATATTACTAGGCTAGAACGCCTAATAAGAAAGTCACAACCGGGCAGTTTTTTTGCTCTAGATGTGAATGAAGTGTTTGAACTGGTAGAAGCGCAGCCATGGGTGTATCGCGCGTCGGTACGCAAAAAATGGCCAAACACGTTAAAGATATATTTGGTTGAGCAGCAACCCGTTGCCAAATGGAACGAAGATTTGTTGCTAAACCCCTACGGCGATACGTTTAACGCCGATGGGCATGATTTAGCCTTACCAAGGTTGTACGGCCCAGGTGGTAGCGAGAAGACCGCGCTTGAAGGATATAACTCCATGCATGCGCTATTGGCCACTACTGCTATGAATATTGAAGAATTATCGTTGAGCGAGCGCTTCGCATGGCAAGTTCAGCTTGAAAATGGTATTGAATTGAATTTAGGGCGCAAGGAATTTATCGATAGGTTACAACGCTTTATCGATGTATATCCCTTACTTGCGCAGCAAGAGAAGACGGTAAAATATATCGATCTTCGTTACGATACGGGTGTCGCGGTTGGCTGGGAAAACAGCAACAGCGATACAACAAACAAAGAGAGTTAAGGAAACCATGTCAAAACCTGCTGAACGTAATTTGATTGTAGGCTTAGATATAGGCACTAGCCAGGTAAAGGCTGTGGTGGGCGAGCTGTTAGACGACGATCAAATCAGTATTGTCGGTGTCGGTACGCATGCTGCGAAAGGCATGGATAAAGGCGGCGTAAATGACTTAAACCTTGTGGTTAAGTCGGTGCAACGTGCGGTAAATGAAATGGAGCTCATGGCAGATTGTCGTGTTTCTTCAGTGTTTATGTCTATTTCAGGCCGTCACGTAAAATGCCAAAACGAAAACGGTATGGTGCCGATTAACAACCAAGAAGTAACCCAAGAAGATGTAGATAACGTTATTCACGCAGCACGTAGTGTTCCTATTGCAGCTGAACGCAGGTTACTTCATGTTTTACCACAAGAATTTACTATTGATGTGCAAGAAGGAATTAAGAACCCAATTGGCATGTCAGGCGTACGAATGGAAGCTGATGCACACATTATTACCTGTGCAGACGATATGGCGAAAAATTTAGTGAAGTGTGTTGAGCGCTGCGAACTAAACGCCGACCAATTGATATTTTCAGCATTGGCATCAAGTTATGCTGTGCTAACGGACGATGAACGTGAATTAGGCGTGTGTGTAGTCGATATTGGTGGTGGCACCATGGATATCGTTATTTACACAGATGGTGCCATTAGGCATACCGCTGTTATCCCTGTTGCCGGTAATCAGATTACCAGCGACATCGCTAAGATTTTCCGTACGCCAATTAGCAACGCAGAAGAGATTAAAGTTAATTATGCCTGCGCGCTGAAAGACATGGTCAGTATGGAAGAAAGTATTGAGGTGCCCAGTGTAGGCGGGCGTGCCGCGCGAGTCATGTCGCGACATACGCTAGCTGAAGTGATTGAGCCTCGATACCAAGAACTTTTTGAACTGGTACATGATGAAATTCGTGCCAGTGGTCTGGAAGAGCAAATTGCCGCCGGCTTAGTGCTAACTGGTGGTACCGCCAAAATGGAAGGTGCGGTTGAGTTTGCCGAGGAAATTTTCCAGATGCCTGTGAGAGTGGGCAACCCAATCAACGTTAAAGGCTTATCTGAATACGTTGATGATGCAGGATTTGCAACCGTCGTAGGGCTTCTGCAATACGGCAAAGTGCAAGCAGATAATAAGAAGTCCAGTAAGCAAAAACCGGGTGAGAGTTTATTTCATCGCGTGCAAAGCTGGTTTAAAGGTGAATTTTAATTTTTTGGGGTCGCTATAGCTACGGCATCACGATTGGCAGGATGCAGATAATCGACTATGTGTCGTAGCGAAGCATAGAAGACGTACAACCGGAGAGTAAGTATGTTCGAATTAATGGATAGTCACGGCGAAGAAGCCGTAATCAAAGTCATCGGTGTTGGTGGCGGCGGCGGAAATGCAGTTGAGCACATGGTGTCTCAAAGCATTGAAGGCGTAGAGTTTATTGCGATAAACACCGACGCGCAGGTACTACGCAGCTCAAATGCTGACGTTACCTTACAAATTGGTTCAAGTGTTACTAAAGGTTTAGGCGCAGGCGCCGATCCTAACATTGGACGCGACGCTGCACACGAAGACAGAGAAACCATTCGCCAAGCATTAGATGGCGCAGATATGGTTTTCATCACCGCTGGTATGGGTGGTGGTACAGGTACTGGTGCAGCACCTGAAGTGGCAAAAATTGCTCGCGAAATGGGAATTCTTACTGTGGCTGTTGTTACCAAGCCATTCCCATTTGAAGGTAAAAAGCGTACTACGTTTGCAGAGCAGGGCATTGTTGAACTGGCTAACAACGTAGATTCACTTATCACTATTCCTAACGAGAAATTGTTAAAAGTGATGGGGCCAGGTACGCCTTTACTTCAAGCGTTCAGCGCAGCGAACGACGTATTACGTGGTGCTGTTCAGGGGATTGCAGAGCTAATTACTCGCCCTGGATTGATCAACGTGGATTTCGCCGACGTACGTACAGTAATGTCTGAGATGGGTAAAGCCATGATGGGCAGTGGTTCAGCAAGTGGTCCAGACCGTGCTGAAGAAGCCTCTGAATCAGCCATTGCTAGTCCGCTACTTGAAGATATCGATTTATCAGGTGCGCGCGGTATTCTTGTGAATATCACAGCCGGCCCAGATTTCGCTATCGACGAGTTCGAAACTGTTGGTAATGCTGTTAAAGCGTTTGCTTCTGAAAATGCGACAGTGGTTGTAGGTACCGTTATCGACATGGAAATGACAGATGAGCTTCGCGTAACGGTTGTTGCAACCGGTATTGGCGCAGAGCGCAAGCCTGATATTTCGCTAGTAAGCTCAGAAGGTTCGCGTTTAACTACGCCAGCTAAAGAGTACGGTAGCACAACAGCGTCTGAACCTCGTTCAGCATCAGTTGGTAGTACTGAAGGCAATCAAGCACTTAAAGCTGAAGATGAAGCGCAACCTGGTAATGATTTAGAGTATCTAGACATTCCAGCGTTTTTGCGTAAGCAAGCAGACTAATTCACCTCGCTGAAATTGAAGTGAATTTTTCTGAAATACCGTTGTCAGAACGGTATTAAGGGCACTATATGTCTGGTAGGTTTTAAACTGGAATTTTTCCAGGTTAGTGACCAGAGTGACTACTTGCGCGTAAAATTTTGGATTCGCGAATGGTTCAAATTGCGTATTTTTTGACAAATAAGTGGTAAGTCACTATAATTCGCGACCGCTTTTTTTATAGGTAAAAGCATAAGCAGATGATTAGACAACGTACAATCAAGCACCCGGTGCAAGAAACCGGAATTGGGCTTCATAAAGGGGAAAAGGTCACAATGACTCTCCGGCCTGCGCCTGCAAACACGGGAATTGTGTTTAGGCGTGTTGACCTTGAACCTCATGTTGATATTCCATCGCGTGCAAACGCAGTGGGTAATACCATGCTGTGTACCTGTTTGAATAATGAAGACGGCGTGACAATTCAAACCGTTGAACATTTGGCATCTGCGCTTGCAGGGCTTGGTATCGACAACATCATTGTTGAAGTTGATAGCAACGAGCTGCCTATTATGGATGGTAGTGCTAGCCCCTTCGTATTCTTGCTCCAATCAGCAGGAATAGAAGAGTTGAATGCCCTTAAGCGCTTTATCCGTATTAAGAAAACCGTTCGCGTTGAAGATGGCGATAAGTGGGCCGAACTAGTGCCTTATGATGGTTTCCGTGTCGACTTCCAAATTGACTTCGATCACCCAGTTATCAGCCAAACTCGTCAGCATATGACCATGGATTTCGATTCATGTTCTTATGTGAACGAAGTAAGCCGTGCACGTACCTTCGGTTTTATGCGCGACCTTGAATACATGAATGCTAACAACTTAGCGTTAGGCGGCAGCATGGAAAATGCGGTTGCTCTTGATGAATTTCGCGTTTTGAACCCCGAAGGTTTACGTTACGACGACGAATTTTTAAAGCATAAAATTTTAGATGCTATTGGTGATTTGTACTTAGGTGGGCATAGCCTTATTGGCGAATTGCGCGCTTACAAAACAGGCCACGGGTTAAACAACAAACTATTGAACGCCGTGCTTGCGCAGAAAGACTGCTGGGAATTTATAACGTACGATTCTCAAGACGAAGCACCTATCCATTACGCTCAACCAGTATTAGCGTAAACCGGTATACAAGAAGCCGCCTACATGGCGGCTTTTTTTCGTTTAGCTTTTAGACTAAACAATGATAAAGTAAGCAATCTATATAATTATAATTAATGTGCCATAACTTCTTTACTTCCCAGCTCGGCTTCAGCCGTGTCTTTGTTTGTTAGCAAACAGGTATTAGAAGCTCACTGAGCACGACAGAAATTTCCTATTTGTGGTATGAAGCTAACAATAACGCTATCAGGCAAGAACAAACGCTATCGTCATAGCATCAGTGTACGTACGCTGGTGAGCGCGACCGTGTTGTCGTCGATATTTATGTTAGTGTCTAGTCGTTCCACAGAATCTGTGTCTGAAGATGTAGCTAGGGTTCGTCTAGCACAATCTGAAGTGAATGAAACGCAACAAGACGTTGAAGCACTTAAACAACAGACCACCATTAAATTACAAACTTTGATTTCCCATATTGCCGAGCTTTCAGCACAAGCGTCTATGCTCGATGATAAAGGAAAGCAGATAGCAACAGAATTAGGTATGACAGCGGCTGACCTGGACGCTTTCGTACCGGTATCGATACCGGACAACCTCCAAGATGATCCCTTACTCAACGAGATTAATAAGCTTCAGCAATCTCTCGACGTAAAATCTCAGCAGCTTTCTATGCTTGAAAGTTTGGTGAGGGGTCACCATATCCATGAGCAGAGTCAATTATCTGGTCGACCGATAGCATCGGGATGGTTGTCATCTTATTATGGTATGCGCGCCGACCCCTTCACTGGTGAAACAGCCATGCATAAAGGCTTAGATTTCGCGGGTAAAGCGGGTGATGACGTTTTAGCTACTGCAGCAGGTATTGTTACCTGGGCGGGCGAACGTAGCGGTTACGGGCATCTAGTAGAAATAGAACATGGTGATGGTTTTATTACCCGTTATGGGCATAATGAAACGTTAACTGTCTCAATAGGCGACGTGGTGACCAAGGGTCAAGCTATCGCTAAAATGGGTAATACGGGGCGCTCTACAGGCGTTCATGTTCACTACGAAGTAATAAGAAACGGTAAGCAAATCGATCCTCTGCCATACGTTTATAAAAAATAAACACGGC
The nucleotide sequence above comes from Alteromonas naphthalenivorans. Encoded proteins:
- the murC gene encoding UDP-N-acetylmuramate--L-alanine ligase; its protein translation is MVFKTPFESPQMRRVKKIFFIGIGGAGMGGIAEVLLNEGYDIAGSDINSGPMTQRLSDLGVDVKIGHKAENVDGMDVIVVSSAINEANPEIITAREQRIPIIRRAEMLAELMRFRHGIAVAGTHGKTTTTSLISTIFAQAQYDPTFVIGGLLNSAGTNARLGRSRYLIAEADESDASFLHLQPMVSVVTNIEADHMDTYGGDFSKVKDTFVEFLSNLPFYGQAIVCGDDANIQEISPRIGRSIITYGFEAHNDVRAQDITLSFGQANFTVIRPEREPLKVTLNLTGNHNVLNALAAIAVATDEGIDDDAIVTALASFGGIGRRFEVLGDFKTSVGNVTLVDDYGHHPTEVKATIAAARANWPESRLVMVYQPHRFTRTRDLYEDFVNVLSTVDVLLLLDVYPASEQPIEGADSKSLCRSIRQRGQIEPVYVGGKEALPAILANILVEGDIVMTQGAGNIGQIAKLLASREMEPKVLHQESDA
- the ftsW gene encoding cell division protein FtsW, which codes for MTTANAPQANRALKTKDTSQADTKLSALFAARHDEQNLQSPYDIGLIIVALALMTIGIIIVTSASMPVAERIHDNPFYFAIRHGIYIVGAIIAAMVVLELPMQFWRTANPYLLLAAIGLLVAVLLVGRTVNGSTRWLALGPITIQAAEPAKLFFFTYLAGYLVRRYEEVTENLKGFIKPLVVFFALAMLLLLQPDLGTVVVMFATTIGLLFLAGARLWQFFALVFAGVLAVVALIVFEEYRMKRVTSFLDPWADPFGAGYQLTQSLMAYGRGNWFGQGLGNSLQKLEFLPEAHTDFVMAILAEELGFVGVLAVLGLILWMVVRALQIGNKALLKSRPFEGYLAYSVGIWFSFQTAVNIGASAGILPTKGLTLPLVSYGGSSLIVMSVAVALLLRIDFELRVDGVQALGRGDNKRTSKAKAKPSAKSAAKPAVRTKHTNAEPFADAEADYNQAPDLKASDVNAPDMHESSEDAPVAKTKDAGSKKASNTVSPEDEGKAGIKAILARVSKEASSE
- the ftsZ gene encoding cell division protein FtsZ, producing the protein MFELMDSHGEEAVIKVIGVGGGGGNAVEHMVSQSIEGVEFIAINTDAQVLRSSNADVTLQIGSSVTKGLGAGADPNIGRDAAHEDRETIRQALDGADMVFITAGMGGGTGTGAAPEVAKIAREMGILTVAVVTKPFPFEGKKRTTFAEQGIVELANNVDSLITIPNEKLLKVMGPGTPLLQAFSAANDVLRGAVQGIAELITRPGLINVDFADVRTVMSEMGKAMMGSGSASGPDRAEEASESAIASPLLEDIDLSGARGILVNITAGPDFAIDEFETVGNAVKAFASENATVVVGTVIDMEMTDELRVTVVATGIGAERKPDISLVSSEGSRLTTPAKEYGSTTASEPRSASVGSTEGNQALKAEDEAQPGNDLEYLDIPAFLRKQAD
- a CDS encoding D-alanine--D-alanine ligase is translated as MSLFSNVKKYDAAEFGKVAVMFGGDSAERDVSLNSGNAVLAALLRENVNAIAFDPAERPLTDLISEKVDRVLIMLHGRGGEDGSMQGALQLLKIPYTGTPVLGSALAMDKIHTKQVWQSLGLPTAKYEIADKRRFEAGKCSAIMEKLGNEVMVKPAREGSSIGMARVTSAEQLENAIQDAFNYDNQVLLEQYIKGPEFTVSVIQGQALPSIRMSTPHTFYDYAAKYQDDTTEYFCPSGLSDEQEAHLAQLSTQAFDSISGSGWGRIDVMQDGDGHFYLLEANTVPGMTEKSLVPKAAKVAGLSFDELVLAILATSFDPDSRA
- the murG gene encoding undecaprenyldiphospho-muramoylpentapeptide beta-N-acetylglucosaminyltransferase; translation: MSKRCLIMAGGTGGHVFPGLAVAHALQSAGWEVEWLGTAERMEADVVPKHGIPIHFIPVKGIRGKGLKAKLSGGIALIKSLFSARRLIKRVQPDLVIGFGGYASGPGGVAAKSLGIPVVIHEQNAAAGMTNKLLANIATRVLLGFEDAKSQFAKVAFKVHTVGNPVRDEIWQVNPKEAVSDETVKGKLNLLVVGGSLGAKVLNDTVPATCAALDGLSIRHQCGKGNKASVEALYAGSANPVEVSDFIDDMAAAYEWADFVICRAGALTVAEVAAAGRAALFVPLPHAVDDHQTKNAQSLVKHGAAIMIAQSALKDNLRQAVRHWVTHPSDCLKMGEVARQHASTHATEQVVSHCMAVVGVGE
- a CDS encoding cell division protein FtsQ/DivIB; the protein is MTSKTSTVSNKPSKDRASLWGGVVFLLFVIAALVFGAIKANGYMQDEQQMPVQVIDFSGDYQHVNITRLERLIRKSQPGSFFALDVNEVFELVEAQPWVYRASVRKKWPNTLKIYLVEQQPVAKWNEDLLLNPYGDTFNADGHDLALPRLYGPGGSEKTALEGYNSMHALLATTAMNIEELSLSERFAWQVQLENGIELNLGRKEFIDRLQRFIDVYPLLAQQEKTVKYIDLRYDTGVAVGWENSNSDTTNKES
- the murD gene encoding UDP-N-acetylmuramoyl-L-alanine--D-glutamate ligase, with the translated sequence MTYNVRAHSYVVGGLGVTGQACVRFLKQQGAKVKAFDTRDTFNVSAPLNICVTTGTLPRDFFAGVDTLVLSPGLPLNIEQVKQAKACGVEVIGDVELFARLNNTPTIGITGSNGKTTVTLLTTHMLKACGYEVCEAGNVGRPVLETLPESMAELETLSSSLDVIVLELSSFQLETTSSLKLNAASILNISDDHLDRHGDMQQYTAAKQRIFSHCHTAVVWRGDKQVTPASNCENTITYGLDMSDTGFGLREGVITINGEALLNTADIRLAGMHNVLNVMASLALCQAFSTSLNKPALLNTAARAVASFTSAPHRCVEIANINGVKWIDDSKATNVGATIAAIQGLAPTTNGKIILIAGGDSKGADLSALKPALDESVGEVIALGKDAEKFSAVFRDTTIVASMEKAVLAANLRAGNGDIVLLSPACASIDMFKNYMHRAQVFTDAVTHITEKVKFESDAGAMKEAGGLPS
- the ftsA gene encoding cell division protein FtsA, whose protein sequence is MSKPAERNLIVGLDIGTSQVKAVVGELLDDDQISIVGVGTHAAKGMDKGGVNDLNLVVKSVQRAVNEMELMADCRVSSVFMSISGRHVKCQNENGMVPINNQEVTQEDVDNVIHAARSVPIAAERRLLHVLPQEFTIDVQEGIKNPIGMSGVRMEADAHIITCADDMAKNLVKCVERCELNADQLIFSALASSYAVLTDDERELGVCVVDIGGGTMDIVIYTDGAIRHTAVIPVAGNQITSDIAKIFRTPISNAEEIKVNYACALKDMVSMEESIEVPSVGGRAARVMSRHTLAEVIEPRYQELFELVHDEIRASGLEEQIAAGLVLTGGTAKMEGAVEFAEEIFQMPVRVGNPINVKGLSEYVDDAGFATVVGLLQYGKVQADNKKSSKQKPGESLFHRVQSWFKGEF